In one Steroidobacteraceae bacterium genomic region, the following are encoded:
- the ccmA gene encoding heme ABC exporter ATP-binding protein CcmA has protein sequence MQSNALTIEGLNVFRGDAHVLRNVRLSLVSGSAVLLRGDNGAGKTSLLRAICGLLPIEEGSIRLNGMDVHRERASADAQMLYLGHQAPLKSDLSARENLGFWQAIRGAGSRGTVPDALRRMRADGFSDLPVRSLSAGQRRRVALAMLCMVDVPLWLLDEPMTNLDVAGRGLVVELMREQLARGGMVLASLHHELEGQLSACQVLHLDGGRS, from the coding sequence ATGCAAAGCAATGCCCTGACCATCGAGGGTTTGAATGTCTTTCGCGGCGACGCCCATGTTCTGCGCAATGTGCGGCTGAGCCTGGTGAGTGGCTCGGCCGTGCTGCTGCGTGGCGACAATGGCGCCGGCAAGACCAGCCTCCTGCGTGCGATTTGTGGTCTGCTGCCAATCGAGGAGGGCTCGATCCGTCTGAACGGCATGGATGTACATCGAGAGCGAGCGTCGGCGGATGCGCAGATGCTCTATCTCGGGCACCAGGCACCACTGAAGTCTGACCTGTCGGCGAGAGAAAACCTCGGCTTTTGGCAGGCAATTCGCGGTGCGGGTTCCCGCGGGACTGTCCCTGACGCGCTGCGGCGCATGCGGGCGGATGGTTTTTCAGACCTTCCGGTGCGCAGCCTGTCGGCGGGACAGCGCCGACGCGTGGCTTTAGCGATGCTTTGCATGGTCGATGTGCCACTTTGGCTGCTTGATGAGCCGATGACGAATCTTGACGTTGCCGGGCGCGGGTTGGTCGTCGAACTGATGCGGGAGCAGCTGGCGCGCGGCGGCATGGTCCTGGCATCGCTACATCACGAATTGGAGGGGCAGCTGTCCGCGTGCCAGGTACTGCACCTCGACGGTGGGCGATCGTGA
- a CDS encoding SDR family oxidoreductase → MTADRIDRETCLVTGGASGIGRACADRFSADGCQVLVGDLNPRSTGAGRHEQFCCDVADPGSCDEFVAFAMQRFGRVDTLVANAGVQTGGRLLDTPPEEWQRVLDVNLQGVVNCCRSVLPHMIRAGGGAIVVVASVNVLQAPKAMAAYDVSKTALLGLVRNLAIDHGRDGVRVNAVLPGATLTEFHLKRAASRGVDAEQLRASMGDYGALGRIADPAEIAAAIRFLASRDASFVTGATLVVDGGASVRA, encoded by the coding sequence ATGACTGCGGATCGCATTGATCGCGAGACTTGCCTCGTTACCGGCGGTGCATCGGGAATCGGCAGGGCCTGCGCAGACCGATTCTCTGCCGACGGTTGTCAGGTGCTTGTCGGCGACCTCAACCCGCGGTCCACCGGTGCGGGTCGGCACGAGCAATTTTGTTGTGACGTGGCGGATCCCGGGTCCTGCGATGAATTCGTTGCATTTGCAATGCAACGCTTCGGTCGCGTCGACACCCTCGTGGCCAATGCGGGAGTGCAAACCGGCGGCCGCCTCCTCGATACACCGCCAGAGGAATGGCAGCGCGTGCTCGACGTCAATCTTCAAGGCGTCGTCAATTGCTGTCGTTCCGTGCTGCCCCACATGATACGGGCAGGCGGTGGCGCGATCGTGGTAGTTGCATCGGTCAACGTATTGCAGGCACCGAAGGCAATGGCTGCCTACGATGTCTCGAAGACTGCGTTGCTTGGCTTGGTGCGAAATCTCGCCATAGATCATGGCCGCGATGGCGTGCGCGTCAATGCCGTCCTGCCGGGTGCAACGCTGACGGAATTCCATCTGAAGCGCGCCGCATCCCGCGGCGTCGACGCCGAGCAGCTGCGTGCGTCAATGGGTGACTATGGGGCCCTCGGCCGAATCGCCGATCCCGCCGAAATCGCCGCAGCAATTCGGTTTCTGGCGAGCCGCGATGCTTCGTTCGTTACAGGCGCTACCCTGGTGGTCGATGGCGGGGCGTCCGTACGCGCCTAG
- a CDS encoding VOC family protein, with amino-acid sequence MSKLAHVCIETADLEITEKFYRCLGLRRQFEFRNNDGLLIGFYLKFADRSFIEVVLVVRARPEGGLRHFAIESDDIDSVRQSLLAAGYTASERVRGKDRTWMVTTRDPNGIFIELHQYTDESMQIAGGTCVMDYEPRP; translated from the coding sequence ATGAGCAAGCTGGCGCATGTCTGCATCGAAACCGCAGACCTGGAAATCACGGAGAAGTTCTATCGCTGTCTCGGGCTGCGGCGCCAGTTCGAATTTCGCAATAATGACGGCTTGCTGATCGGTTTTTACCTGAAGTTTGCCGATCGTAGCTTCATCGAAGTGGTGTTGGTGGTTCGGGCGCGCCCGGAGGGCGGGTTGCGCCATTTTGCCATTGAGTCAGACGATATCGACTCGGTCCGCCAGTCGCTTCTGGCGGCGGGATACACAGCCAGTGAACGGGTGCGTGGCAAGGATCGCACCTGGATGGTCACGACACGGGATCCCAACGGGATTTTCATCGAGTTGCATCAATATACCGACGAGAGCATGCAGATCGCCGGAGGAACCTGCGTCATGGACTACGAGCCACGCCCATGA
- a CDS encoding zinc-binding dehydrogenase, with amino-acid sequence MMAQRVVFTRPGVAELETFDVPAPANGEVSVRALYSLMSIGTELTILHQRYSPDSHFARRFKFPQLKTGVQCVAEIESVGEGVTEFRPGERIFMRMAHCSRWTLPAIACSPVPRAADPRSACWAGLAKTAFRAAFAAKFALGGNVLIVGAGPVGQMLVRWANAAGMSDIVVVDQSQRRLRLAAQGACCRTVCGSIEDAKGQLLAGSGANGFDIVVDTTGNATVFHAALPMVANFGCCVLLGDTGYPEKQHLSSEVMTRGLTIVATHDHHDRGGWTQRAIDRVFFKLLLDGRFSVDDLITHEFPPTRCAEAYALADQHRQDVLGIVFDWTAFEGG; translated from the coding sequence ATGATGGCGCAGCGCGTCGTTTTCACGCGGCCAGGTGTCGCGGAGCTCGAGACTTTCGATGTCCCGGCGCCTGCCAATGGTGAGGTGTCGGTGCGCGCACTCTATAGCCTGATGAGTATCGGCACTGAACTCACGATTTTGCACCAGCGCTACTCGCCGGACTCGCACTTCGCGCGGCGATTCAAGTTTCCGCAACTCAAGACCGGCGTGCAATGCGTTGCCGAAATCGAAAGTGTTGGCGAGGGCGTCACGGAGTTTCGCCCGGGTGAGCGTATCTTCATGCGGATGGCGCATTGTTCGCGCTGGACTTTGCCCGCGATCGCCTGTTCGCCGGTTCCGCGCGCGGCCGACCCGCGCTCGGCCTGCTGGGCGGGCCTCGCCAAGACGGCTTTTCGAGCGGCTTTTGCGGCGAAGTTCGCGCTGGGCGGCAATGTTCTGATCGTTGGCGCCGGACCGGTCGGGCAGATGTTGGTTCGCTGGGCGAACGCGGCCGGTATGAGCGATATCGTGGTCGTCGATCAGTCGCAGAGGCGATTGCGACTTGCTGCGCAGGGAGCGTGTTGCCGCACGGTTTGCGGGTCAATCGAAGACGCCAAAGGCCAGCTCCTCGCCGGGAGTGGCGCCAATGGTTTCGATATCGTCGTGGACACCACTGGAAACGCCACGGTATTTCACGCTGCCTTGCCCATGGTTGCGAACTTTGGATGCTGTGTTCTGCTCGGCGACACCGGTTATCCGGAGAAGCAGCACCTGAGCTCCGAGGTGATGACGCGCGGGCTGACTATCGTCGCGACCCATGATCACCATGACCGGGGTGGCTGGACGCAACGCGCCATCGACAGGGTTTTTTTCAAACTTCTGCTCGACGGTCGATTCAGCGTCGATGACTTGATCACACATGAATTCCCGCCCACGAGGTGCGCTGAAGCCTATGCGTTGGCCGATCAGCATCGGCAGGATGTGCTCGGCATCGTATTCGACTGGACGGCATTCGAGGGAGGCTAG
- a CDS encoding SDR family oxidoreductase produces MAVVVITGCSSGFGLEAALAFARAGDTVYASMRNPARGGSLRDRARAESLDIHCVELDITKGASFAPLVRQIVAESGRLDVLVNNAGILHPGAFEDLTERQIREVMETNFVGPMLLTRAVLPQMRLQRSGYVIMVSSLSGIAGLPADVCYSASKFALEGATEALRHEVDRFGIRVALIEAGLYATSIFGGNIDRGTNLPVGYPTSSPYSKLVAYRNDAWLKRLPEAQDPAGVAELMVRVSRSDGTRLRWPADPTAERVLAKMLGMDDRDRDTFLRSVADTHWWSVGQDEPPHPANE; encoded by the coding sequence ATGGCCGTTGTCGTCATAACTGGATGCAGCAGCGGCTTCGGGCTCGAGGCTGCGCTCGCGTTTGCGCGCGCAGGTGATACCGTTTACGCATCGATGCGAAATCCCGCCCGTGGCGGCTCGCTACGCGACAGGGCGCGGGCCGAGTCGCTCGACATACACTGCGTCGAACTCGATATCACTAAAGGCGCAAGTTTTGCGCCGCTGGTGCGACAGATAGTCGCTGAATCGGGGCGGCTGGACGTTCTGGTGAACAACGCCGGCATTTTGCATCCAGGTGCGTTCGAGGATCTGACCGAGCGGCAGATTCGCGAAGTCATGGAAACCAACTTCGTGGGACCCATGTTGCTGACGCGGGCGGTGTTGCCACAAATGCGGCTGCAGCGGTCCGGCTACGTCATCATGGTGAGCTCACTGTCCGGAATAGCCGGACTGCCTGCGGACGTCTGCTATTCGGCGAGCAAGTTCGCTCTTGAAGGCGCGACGGAGGCGCTGCGCCACGAAGTCGATCGATTCGGCATCCGGGTTGCGCTGATCGAAGCCGGACTTTATGCAACCTCGATATTCGGTGGCAATATCGATCGCGGAACGAATCTTCCGGTTGGCTATCCAACATCATCGCCTTACTCGAAGCTCGTCGCATATCGCAACGACGCTTGGCTGAAGCGCTTGCCGGAGGCCCAGGATCCAGCTGGCGTTGCAGAGCTCATGGTTCGCGTTTCACGGTCGGACGGCACGCGGCTGCGCTGGCCGGCCGATCCCACGGCGGAGAGGGTGCTCGCGAAGATGCTCGGCATGGACGATCGTGATCGCGATACGTTCCTCAGATCGGTGGCGGACACTCATTGGTGGAGCGTTGGTCAAGACGAGCCGCCGCACCCGGCCAATGAGTGA
- a CDS encoding Gfo/Idh/MocA family oxidoreductase: MTGLRVAIIGSGRMAAIMAAQINLMAEHGYALVAHCSRDFATSRRFASRFGSVASFVDLDDMLATAAPDLVYIASPPALHAAQMLACVRHGIAVLCEKPFAVSAEEASKVATAAAATGTFVMEAMWTRFLPVMSALHRLVAGQRVGPTRLITGGGAFLPDANAPDYLLSAQLGGGCLLDAGVYLVSLCHMLLGAPQSICANGLIGKTGVDEQFAALLSWPAAQALQFVSMRSRRPPDMEILGERGRIRIPAPVYCPLTLEIIDYAGTSEILEFPLPTGGYGYQLLEVKRCLARGDRQSTVMPLEETIAIMKSLDEIRRQIGAATATRDAPAVSH; the protein is encoded by the coding sequence ATGACCGGCCTGCGGGTCGCAATCATTGGCAGTGGCCGGATGGCTGCGATCATGGCGGCGCAGATCAACTTGATGGCAGAGCATGGCTACGCGCTGGTTGCGCACTGCTCGCGCGATTTTGCAACGAGCCGGCGGTTTGCGAGCCGTTTCGGTAGTGTCGCGAGTTTCGTCGATCTGGATGACATGTTGGCGACGGCCGCGCCGGATCTCGTCTACATCGCAAGTCCGCCGGCGTTGCATGCCGCGCAAATGCTGGCATGTGTTCGGCACGGTATTGCGGTCTTGTGTGAGAAGCCTTTCGCGGTGTCGGCCGAGGAAGCATCGAAAGTGGCTACAGCCGCTGCAGCAACCGGCACATTCGTGATGGAGGCGATGTGGACCCGCTTCCTGCCGGTGATGAGTGCGCTGCACCGGCTTGTCGCCGGCCAAAGAGTAGGTCCAACACGACTCATCACCGGTGGTGGCGCATTCCTGCCCGATGCAAATGCACCGGACTATCTGTTGAGTGCGCAATTGGGTGGCGGTTGTCTGCTCGACGCAGGCGTCTACCTGGTATCGCTGTGTCACATGCTGCTGGGAGCACCGCAGTCGATCTGCGCGAACGGCTTGATCGGCAAGACCGGTGTTGATGAACAATTTGCGGCACTATTGTCCTGGCCGGCGGCCCAGGCCTTGCAATTTGTATCCATGCGCTCGCGGCGGCCGCCGGATATGGAGATACTGGGCGAGCGCGGCCGGATCCGGATCCCTGCGCCGGTATATTGCCCGCTGACGCTCGAGATCATCGATTACGCCGGGACGAGCGAGATATTGGAATTTCCGCTGCCGACCGGGGGCTATGGGTACCAGTTGCTCGAGGTCAAGCGATGCCTGGCGCGAGGTGACCGGCAGAGCACAGTCATGCCGCTCGAGGAGACGATCGCCATCATGAAAAGCCTGGATGAGATACGGCGGCAGATCGGTGCCGCAACAGCCACTCGAGACGCGCCCGCGGTGAGTCACTGA
- a CDS encoding DUF819 family protein encodes MIDPENHLALAAVIFALAWFGFWIDSRPIARVVPGVPWVIGIGLLLSNTGVIPREAAAFGFVGQYLLPMAVPLLLFKADLRQVISRGGWVLPAFMIASVGVCLGAVSGYYLFDLGQEGAKIAATYAGAFIGGVVNFVAISQAVEMTPTEFSVSLSASAPVSVLGLLVLVTLPALPWVQRWLGVARNQETVERSAITAQSKPSLRPSHLALALAMSLAICAVSTKLSARFGHQTYNLFYITVITVAVANVMPRRFARLEGDFELGMLCMYAFFAMIGAGTDAIGFLRSAPVLFVYCAYMLAIQFIVLLLGARLLRIDVPSMVVGSGAAIVGAGAAAAIASTKGWRALVTPAITIGMLGYVIANFIGIALYRWLAP; translated from the coding sequence GTGATCGATCCCGAAAATCATCTTGCCCTGGCCGCCGTCATCTTCGCACTGGCCTGGTTCGGATTCTGGATCGACAGTCGACCGATCGCGCGCGTCGTGCCGGGCGTGCCCTGGGTCATTGGCATCGGTCTGTTGCTCTCCAACACCGGCGTTATACCTCGCGAGGCAGCCGCCTTTGGATTCGTCGGCCAGTATTTGTTGCCAATGGCAGTACCACTCTTGTTATTCAAAGCCGATCTTCGCCAGGTCATCTCGCGCGGCGGCTGGGTGCTGCCGGCATTCATGATCGCGAGCGTCGGTGTTTGCCTCGGTGCAGTGAGCGGCTATTACCTTTTCGATCTCGGCCAAGAAGGCGCAAAGATTGCGGCAACCTATGCCGGCGCATTCATTGGCGGTGTCGTCAATTTCGTCGCCATTTCGCAAGCCGTTGAAATGACACCCACTGAATTCAGCGTATCGCTGAGCGCAAGTGCGCCGGTCAGCGTGCTGGGCCTGTTGGTGTTGGTGACTTTGCCGGCCTTGCCCTGGGTGCAGCGCTGGCTCGGTGTCGCTCGCAATCAGGAGACTGTCGAGCGGTCAGCGATCACGGCGCAGTCCAAGCCGTCGTTGCGTCCGTCGCATCTGGCGCTGGCGCTTGCGATGAGTCTCGCTATCTGTGCCGTATCGACCAAATTGAGCGCACGATTCGGCCACCAGACCTACAATCTTTTTTACATCACTGTCATCACGGTCGCGGTCGCGAATGTCATGCCGCGAAGGTTTGCGCGACTGGAGGGCGATTTCGAGCTGGGCATGCTCTGCATGTACGCTTTTTTTGCGATGATCGGGGCGGGGACTGACGCAATCGGTTTTCTTCGTTCCGCGCCGGTACTGTTCGTCTATTGCGCCTACATGCTGGCAATACAATTCATCGTGCTGTTGCTGGGAGCGCGCCTGCTGCGCATCGACGTGCCCTCGATGGTCGTTGGTTCGGGCGCGGCAATCGTCGGCGCTGGCGCTGCCGCCGCGATCGCATCCACCAAGGGGTGGCGTGCCTTGGTAACACCCGCCATCACGATCGGCATGTTGGGTTACGTCATCGCCAATTTCATCGGTATTGCCCTGTATCGCTGGCTTGCCCCCTGA
- a CDS encoding ion channel — MHTPVVVVSLLALFMVSLCVLIHYEALAWLSATLPRMHTRSRRRILLLIFAILTVHSLQIFLFALAYLFLLQDPVYGVLQGIGEDNIVNCGYFSAVVFTTLGLGDIVPHGAIRILAGPESLAGFVLITWSASFTFIEMQSFWRRST; from the coding sequence TTGCATACGCCAGTTGTCGTCGTCTCCCTGCTCGCCCTGTTCATGGTCAGCCTGTGCGTCCTCATTCACTACGAGGCGCTTGCCTGGCTGTCGGCGACTTTGCCGCGCATGCATACGCGCAGCCGCCGCCGAATTCTGCTGCTGATCTTTGCGATTCTCACGGTACACAGCCTGCAGATTTTCCTCTTCGCTCTGGCCTACCTGTTTCTGCTGCAGGATCCGGTTTATGGGGTGTTGCAAGGTATCGGTGAGGACAACATCGTCAACTGCGGTTACTTTTCTGCCGTGGTCTTTACGACCCTGGGCCTGGGTGACATCGTGCCGCATGGCGCGATCCGCATACTCGCCGGCCCGGAGTCACTCGCTGGTTTCGTGCTGATTACCTGGTCGGCGTCATTTACATTCATCGAAATGCAGAGTTTCTGGCGTCGCAGTACCTAG
- a CDS encoding DUF4399 domain-containing protein, with product MNATTARNACWMAMIVVAISTAGCQRGAQSPAPAEPANAAPPTAPVALPRTPAPSGASVFIIEPVDGATVTNPVTVRFGAEGVAIVKAGDTAPNSGHHHLLIDTGLPDLSQPIPNDEQHRHFGGGQTETQIELAPGEHSLTLLLGDYLHIPHDPPVVSETIHITVR from the coding sequence ATGAATGCAACGACTGCGCGGAACGCGTGCTGGATGGCGATGATCGTGGTTGCGATTTCGACGGCAGGGTGTCAGCGCGGTGCGCAATCGCCCGCGCCCGCCGAACCTGCGAATGCCGCGCCGCCCACGGCGCCGGTTGCATTGCCACGTACACCTGCTCCCTCCGGCGCAAGCGTTTTCATCATCGAACCAGTGGATGGTGCGACCGTAACGAATCCGGTGACGGTTCGGTTCGGCGCGGAAGGCGTCGCGATCGTCAAGGCCGGCGACACTGCGCCGAATTCGGGTCATCACCATTTGCTGATCGACACCGGTCTGCCCGATTTGAGCCAACCGATTCCGAACGATGAGCAGCACCGGCATTTTGGCGGCGGCCAGACAGAGACCCAGATCGAGCTCGCACCGGGCGAGCACAGTCTGACGCTGCTCCTCGGCGATTACCTGCACATACCACACGACCCACCGGTGGTTTCCGAGACGATTCACATTACCGTCAGGTAG
- a CDS encoding helix-turn-helix domain-containing protein, whose protein sequence is MARGYGQYCPLALAAELLCERWTILIVSRVVDGCESFGEIQRGVPRCSPSLLSQRLDQLVRAGILERTAAKRGRKRIYRLTPAGRDLEPMLESLAVWGQNWGRDMVNDDMDPAFLAWSMHTRLDTDNMPPGRTVMQFHFVGAPADTRRFWLINDSGVVEMCLKDPGYDVDLHVRAELRLFIETWRGFRDLRAELRSGHIVVTGPARLVRQFPRWLKLSMLAPYPRKRSGRESALAEMPRL, encoded by the coding sequence ATGGCGAGGGGATATGGACAATATTGCCCGCTCGCGCTGGCCGCAGAGCTCCTGTGCGAACGCTGGACGATCCTCATCGTAAGCCGTGTAGTCGACGGTTGTGAGTCGTTCGGTGAGATCCAGCGAGGTGTGCCCCGCTGTTCGCCGTCGCTACTTTCGCAGCGACTCGATCAGCTCGTGCGGGCAGGCATTCTCGAGCGTACCGCCGCGAAGCGCGGCCGCAAGCGTATCTACCGTCTCACCCCAGCCGGGCGGGACCTGGAGCCCATGCTCGAGAGCCTGGCGGTCTGGGGTCAGAACTGGGGCCGGGATATGGTCAACGATGACATGGACCCGGCCTTTCTTGCCTGGAGCATGCACACGCGACTCGACACCGACAACATGCCCCCTGGCCGTACGGTGATGCAATTTCATTTCGTTGGAGCGCCCGCCGACACCCGGCGTTTCTGGCTGATCAATGACTCGGGTGTGGTCGAAATGTGCCTCAAGGATCCGGGCTATGACGTGGATCTTCATGTCCGGGCCGAGCTGCGCCTGTTCATCGAGACCTGGCGTGGCTTCCGCGATCTTCGCGCCGAACTGCGCAGCGGTCACATTGTAGTGACCGGTCCGGCGCGCCTTGTGCGCCAGTTCCCACGATGGCTCAAGCTCAGCATGCTCGCGCCGTATCCACGCAAACGATCGGGGCGCGAGTCCGCGCTGGCGGAAATGCCGCGACTTTGA
- a CDS encoding vanadium-dependent haloperoxidase — translation MQLKRFALGALLTCAAVTGAQARESDNNTPDAVMTRLIADFNAAVLRFAKAEDGLFTLKGLRTATMMHIAMHDALNSADQRYERYTDSTQADIDDPYAAATSAAYTIVLKQYPQQRDTWAQLRGRIRGADTRNKNTEFGQRLAESLFEGRDGDGWNSEAEYRFHPMGPGVYAEFAEHSGTPQGFVFGTGWARARPFGLESASQFRSPPPPAIDSREYARAFEEVKALGRHASTARTADETHLAMWWKDFVENSHNRLARKLVVEDQLDPWRAARMFALLNMAIYDGYLASFENKFHYNHWRPYTAIRWAEHDGNALTQADESWDNLHHHTYAFPSYPSAHGTVCGAAMTVLADSFGAMREFTMETREVDSSGPGSPPMATQPPVRHFRSFDEAARECAMSRVYLGIHFRYDSEFGHDLGTQVADFLLRRKLIPLRH, via the coding sequence ATGCAATTGAAGAGATTCGCGCTCGGCGCGTTGCTCACCTGCGCCGCGGTCACGGGCGCGCAGGCCCGGGAGTCCGACAACAACACGCCCGACGCCGTGATGACCAGATTGATCGCGGATTTCAATGCGGCAGTATTGCGATTCGCGAAGGCCGAAGATGGGCTATTCACGCTGAAAGGACTTCGCACGGCGACCATGATGCATATCGCGATGCATGATGCATTGAATAGCGCCGATCAAAGATACGAACGTTACACCGACTCCACGCAAGCGGATATCGACGATCCATACGCTGCCGCCACCAGCGCCGCCTACACGATCGTTTTGAAGCAGTATCCCCAGCAGCGTGACACCTGGGCGCAGCTGCGTGGCCGCATCCGCGGCGCAGACACACGCAACAAGAATACCGAATTCGGGCAAAGGCTTGCTGAAAGCCTGTTCGAGGGCCGCGATGGTGATGGCTGGAACAGCGAAGCCGAGTATCGGTTCCATCCGATGGGCCCCGGCGTATACGCTGAATTCGCCGAGCACAGCGGCACACCGCAGGGATTTGTCTTTGGTACCGGCTGGGCGCGAGCGCGACCATTTGGGCTGGAGAGTGCTTCGCAGTTTCGCAGCCCACCGCCACCGGCTATCGATAGCCGCGAATACGCGCGCGCCTTCGAGGAAGTGAAGGCGTTGGGTCGTCATGCAAGTACGGCGCGAACTGCCGACGAAACGCACCTTGCCATGTGGTGGAAGGATTTCGTCGAAAACTCACACAATCGACTGGCTCGGAAATTGGTTGTCGAGGACCAACTCGATCCCTGGCGCGCCGCACGCATGTTCGCGCTCCTCAATATGGCGATCTACGATGGTTACCTCGCATCGTTCGAGAACAAGTTTCACTACAACCACTGGCGACCCTATACGGCGATTCGCTGGGCGGAACACGATGGTAATGCGCTCACACAGGCCGACGAATCGTGGGATAACCTGCACCACCATACCTATGCATTTCCCTCCTACCCTTCCGCGCATGGCACGGTCTGCGGGGCGGCGATGACGGTACTGGCCGACAGTTTTGGCGCGATGCGCGAATTCACCATGGAGACCCGCGAAGTCGACTCGTCGGGCCCCGGTTCGCCGCCCATGGCCACGCAACCGCCCGTCCGCCACTTTCGCAGTTTCGATGAGGCGGCCCGCGAGTGCGCCATGTCCAGGGTATATCTCGGCATCCATTTCCGATACGACTCGGAATTTGGTCACGATCTCGGCACACAGGTCGCCGACTTTCTGCTACGCCGAAAGCTGATACCACTGCGCCATTGA
- the pgsA gene encoding CDP-diacylglycerol--glycerol-3-phosphate 3-phosphatidyltransferase — translation MFITIPNTLTWLRILAIPLIVVLFYLPYTWARPAAGLAFAIAGITDSLDGYLARKLNQVSRLGAFLDPVADKLIVAVALVLLVGSDPRMLLVFCAIVIIGREIAISALREWMAELGQRTKVAVSSVGKLKTILQIVGLSMLLYEQNLFGLPLYRLGLLLTAVAAVLTLLSMFLYLRAAWPELRGAAVREDT, via the coding sequence ATGTTCATCACGATACCGAATACGCTTACCTGGCTGCGAATCCTGGCGATCCCCCTGATCGTCGTGTTGTTCTACCTGCCCTATACCTGGGCACGTCCTGCGGCGGGCCTCGCATTTGCAATCGCAGGAATCACCGACAGCCTTGACGGCTATCTGGCACGAAAACTCAACCAGGTATCCCGGCTCGGCGCGTTCCTCGATCCGGTTGCCGACAAATTGATTGTTGCCGTTGCGCTCGTGCTACTGGTCGGAAGCGATCCGCGGATGCTGTTGGTCTTCTGCGCCATCGTGATCATAGGGCGCGAGATCGCCATTTCTGCATTGCGGGAATGGATGGCCGAACTCGGGCAGCGGACGAAGGTCGCAGTGTCGTCGGTCGGCAAATTGAAGACCATTCTTCAGATTGTCGGTCTGTCGATGCTGCTTTATGAGCAAAACCTGTTTGGGCTGCCGCTGTACCGATTGGGCTTGTTGCTGACGGCGGTTGCAGCCGTACTTACGTTGCTGTCGATGTTCCTCTATCTACGTGCCGCCTGGCCGGAGTTGCGAGGCGCTGCCGTCCGGGAGGATACCTAG